In one Erinaceus europaeus chromosome 3, mEriEur2.1, whole genome shotgun sequence genomic region, the following are encoded:
- the PGM2 gene encoding phosphopentomutase isoform X3: protein MAAPEGDRLARETAQWLQWDKNPLTLESVKQLTAEGNKEELQKCFGARMEFGTAGLRAAMGAGISHMNSLTIIQTTQGFCRYLEKQFSDLKQRGVVISFDARAHPPSGGNSRRFARLAATTFISQGIPVYLFSNITPTPFVPYTVAHLKLCAGIMITASHNPKQDNGYKVYWENGAQIISPHDKGISQAIEENLEPWPQAWDDSLIDGSPLLHDPSSPINKDYFEDLKKYCFHRSVNKETKVKFVHTSVHGVGHDFVQSAFKAFDFVPPEAVPEQKDPDPEFPTVKYPNPEEGKGVLTLSFALADKTKAKVVLANDPDADRLAVAEKQDSGEWRVFSGNELGALLGWWLFTSWKGKNQSHSALKDTYMLSSTVSSKILQAIALKEGFHFEETLTGFKWMGNRAKQLIDQGKNVLFAFEEAIGYMCCPFVLDKDGVSAAVISAELASFLATKNLSLSQQLKAIYVEYGYHITKASYFICHDQVTIKKLFENLRNYDGKNNYPKACGRFEISGIRDLTTGYDDSQPDKKA, encoded by the exons AATCCTTTGACTTTGGAGTCAGTGAAACAACTAACTGCAGAAGGCAATAAGGAAGAGCTACAGAAATGTTTTGGGGCTCGAATGGAGTTTGGGACAGCTGGCCTGCGAGCTGCTATGGGAGCGGGGATTTCTCACATGAACAGCTTGACCATCATCCAGACGACACAG GGCTTTTGCAGATACCTGGAGAAACAGTTCAGTGACCTGAAACAGAGAGGTGTCGTGATCAGCTTTGATGCTCGAGCTCACCCACCAAGTGGAGGCAATAGCAGAag ATTCGCCCGGCTGGCTGCAACCACGTTCATCAGTCAGGGGATCCCTGTGTACCTGTTTTCTAACATCACCCCAACTCCCTTTGTT CCTTATACAGTAGCTCATTTGAAACTTTGTGCAGGAATCATGATAACTGCCTCTCACAATCCAAAGCAGGATAATGGCTACAAG GTCTACTGGGAGAATGGAGCACAGATCATCTCTCCTCATGACAAGGGGATTTCTCAAGCTATTGAAGAAAACCTGGAGCCCTGGCCTCAAGCCTGGGATGATTCTTTAATCGATGGCAGTCCGCTTCTTCATGATCCAAGCTCTCCCATCAATAAAGACTACTTCGAGGACCTTAAAAAATACTGTTTTCACAG GAGTGTGAACAAGGAGACCAAGGTGAAGTTCGTGCATACCTCTGTTCACGGCGTGGGCCATGACTTCGTGCAGTCAGCGTTCAAGGCCTTTGACTTTGTTCCTCCCGAGGCTGTCCCAGAGCAGAAAGATCCAGACCCTGAGTTCCCAACAGTGAAATATCCCAATCCTGAAGAGGGTAAAGGCGTCTTG acTTTATCATTTGCTTTAGCTGACAAAACCAAGGCCAAAGTTGTTCTAGCCAATGACCCAGATGCTGATAGACTGGCTGTGGCAGAAAAACAAGACAG CGGCGAATGGAGAGTATTTTCAGGCAATGAGTTGGGCGCCCTTTTAGGCTGGTGGCTTTTCACTTCTTGGAAGGGAAAGAACCAAAGTCACAGTGCCCTCAAAGACACATACATGCTGTCCAGTACCGTCTCCTCCAAAATCTTGCAGGCCATTGCCTTAAAGGAGGGTTTTCACTTTGAG GAGACATTAACTGGCTTCAAGTGGATGGGGAACCGAGCCAAGCAGCTAATAGACCAAGGGAAAAATGTCTTGTTTGCATTTGAAGAAGCTATTG GATATATGTGTTGCCCTTTTGTTCTGGACAAAGATGGAGTCAGTGCCGCAGTCATTAGCGCAGAGCTGGCTAGTTTTCTAGCAACCAAGAATTTGTCTTTGTCGCAGCAGCTAAAGGCCATCTATGTTGA GTATGGCTACCATATAACCAAAGCTTCATATTTTATCTGCCATGATCAAGTcaccattaaaaaattatttgaaaacctTAGAAACTATGATGGAAAGAATAATTACCCAAAAGCTTGTGGCCGATTTGAAATTTCTGGCATTAGGGATCTTACAACTGGCTATGATGATAGCCAACCCGATAAAAAAGCT TGA
- the PGM2 gene encoding phosphopentomutase isoform X2, whose amino-acid sequence MEFGTAGLRAAMGAGISHMNSLTIIQTTQGFCRYLEKQFSDLKQRGVVISFDARAHPPSGGNSRRFARLAATTFISQGIPVYLFSNITPTPFVPYTVAHLKLCAGIMITASHNPKQDNGYKVYWENGAQIISPHDKGISQAIEENLEPWPQAWDDSLIDGSPLLHDPSSPINKDYFEDLKKYCFHRSVNKETKVKFVHTSVHGVGHDFVQSAFKAFDFVPPEAVPEQKDPDPEFPTVKYPNPEEGKGVLTLSFALADKTKAKVVLANDPDADRLAVAEKQDSGEWRVFSGNELGALLGWWLFTSWKGKNQSHSALKDTYMLSSTVSSKILQAIALKEGFHFEETLTGFKWMGNRAKQLIDQGKNVLFAFEEAIGYMCCPFVLDKDGVSAAVISAELASFLATKNLSLSQQLKAIYVEYGYHITKASYFICHDQVTIKKLFENLRNYDGKNNYPKACGRFEISGIRDLTTGYDDSQPDKKAVLPTSKSSQMITFMFANGGVATIRTSGTEPKIKYYSELRAPPGTSDPEQLRKELNELVSAIEEHFFQPQKYNLQRKAE is encoded by the exons ATGGAGTTTGGGACAGCTGGCCTGCGAGCTGCTATGGGAGCGGGGATTTCTCACATGAACAGCTTGACCATCATCCAGACGACACAG GGCTTTTGCAGATACCTGGAGAAACAGTTCAGTGACCTGAAACAGAGAGGTGTCGTGATCAGCTTTGATGCTCGAGCTCACCCACCAAGTGGAGGCAATAGCAGAag ATTCGCCCGGCTGGCTGCAACCACGTTCATCAGTCAGGGGATCCCTGTGTACCTGTTTTCTAACATCACCCCAACTCCCTTTGTT CCTTATACAGTAGCTCATTTGAAACTTTGTGCAGGAATCATGATAACTGCCTCTCACAATCCAAAGCAGGATAATGGCTACAAG GTCTACTGGGAGAATGGAGCACAGATCATCTCTCCTCATGACAAGGGGATTTCTCAAGCTATTGAAGAAAACCTGGAGCCCTGGCCTCAAGCCTGGGATGATTCTTTAATCGATGGCAGTCCGCTTCTTCATGATCCAAGCTCTCCCATCAATAAAGACTACTTCGAGGACCTTAAAAAATACTGTTTTCACAG GAGTGTGAACAAGGAGACCAAGGTGAAGTTCGTGCATACCTCTGTTCACGGCGTGGGCCATGACTTCGTGCAGTCAGCGTTCAAGGCCTTTGACTTTGTTCCTCCCGAGGCTGTCCCAGAGCAGAAAGATCCAGACCCTGAGTTCCCAACAGTGAAATATCCCAATCCTGAAGAGGGTAAAGGCGTCTTG acTTTATCATTTGCTTTAGCTGACAAAACCAAGGCCAAAGTTGTTCTAGCCAATGACCCAGATGCTGATAGACTGGCTGTGGCAGAAAAACAAGACAG CGGCGAATGGAGAGTATTTTCAGGCAATGAGTTGGGCGCCCTTTTAGGCTGGTGGCTTTTCACTTCTTGGAAGGGAAAGAACCAAAGTCACAGTGCCCTCAAAGACACATACATGCTGTCCAGTACCGTCTCCTCCAAAATCTTGCAGGCCATTGCCTTAAAGGAGGGTTTTCACTTTGAG GAGACATTAACTGGCTTCAAGTGGATGGGGAACCGAGCCAAGCAGCTAATAGACCAAGGGAAAAATGTCTTGTTTGCATTTGAAGAAGCTATTG GATATATGTGTTGCCCTTTTGTTCTGGACAAAGATGGAGTCAGTGCCGCAGTCATTAGCGCAGAGCTGGCTAGTTTTCTAGCAACCAAGAATTTGTCTTTGTCGCAGCAGCTAAAGGCCATCTATGTTGA GTATGGCTACCATATAACCAAAGCTTCATATTTTATCTGCCATGATCAAGTcaccattaaaaaattatttgaaaacctTAGAAACTATGATGGAAAGAATAATTACCCAAAAGCTTGTGGCCGATTTGAAATTTCTGGCATTAGGGATCTTACAACTGGCTATGATGATAGCCAACCCGATAAAAAAGCT GTTCTCCCTACCAGTAAAAGCAGCCAAATGATCACCTTTATGTTTGCTAATGGAGGTGTGGCCACTATTCGGACCAGTGGAACAGAGCCCAAAATCAAGTACTATTCGGAGCTGCGTGCCCCCCCTGGAACTAG TGATCCTGAGCAGCTGAGGAAAGAACTCAATGAATTAGTCAGCGCTATTGAAGAACATTTTTTCCAGCCACAAAAATATAACCTGCAACGAAAAGCAGAGTAA
- the PGM2 gene encoding phosphopentomutase isoform X1 yields the protein MAAPEGDRLARETAQWLQWDKNPLTLESVKQLTAEGNKEELQKCFGARMEFGTAGLRAAMGAGISHMNSLTIIQTTQGFCRYLEKQFSDLKQRGVVISFDARAHPPSGGNSRRFARLAATTFISQGIPVYLFSNITPTPFVPYTVAHLKLCAGIMITASHNPKQDNGYKVYWENGAQIISPHDKGISQAIEENLEPWPQAWDDSLIDGSPLLHDPSSPINKDYFEDLKKYCFHRSVNKETKVKFVHTSVHGVGHDFVQSAFKAFDFVPPEAVPEQKDPDPEFPTVKYPNPEEGKGVLTLSFALADKTKAKVVLANDPDADRLAVAEKQDSGEWRVFSGNELGALLGWWLFTSWKGKNQSHSALKDTYMLSSTVSSKILQAIALKEGFHFEETLTGFKWMGNRAKQLIDQGKNVLFAFEEAIGYMCCPFVLDKDGVSAAVISAELASFLATKNLSLSQQLKAIYVEYGYHITKASYFICHDQVTIKKLFENLRNYDGKNNYPKACGRFEISGIRDLTTGYDDSQPDKKAVLPTSKSSQMITFMFANGGVATIRTSGTEPKIKYYSELRAPPGTSDPEQLRKELNELVSAIEEHFFQPQKYNLQRKAE from the exons AATCCTTTGACTTTGGAGTCAGTGAAACAACTAACTGCAGAAGGCAATAAGGAAGAGCTACAGAAATGTTTTGGGGCTCGAATGGAGTTTGGGACAGCTGGCCTGCGAGCTGCTATGGGAGCGGGGATTTCTCACATGAACAGCTTGACCATCATCCAGACGACACAG GGCTTTTGCAGATACCTGGAGAAACAGTTCAGTGACCTGAAACAGAGAGGTGTCGTGATCAGCTTTGATGCTCGAGCTCACCCACCAAGTGGAGGCAATAGCAGAag ATTCGCCCGGCTGGCTGCAACCACGTTCATCAGTCAGGGGATCCCTGTGTACCTGTTTTCTAACATCACCCCAACTCCCTTTGTT CCTTATACAGTAGCTCATTTGAAACTTTGTGCAGGAATCATGATAACTGCCTCTCACAATCCAAAGCAGGATAATGGCTACAAG GTCTACTGGGAGAATGGAGCACAGATCATCTCTCCTCATGACAAGGGGATTTCTCAAGCTATTGAAGAAAACCTGGAGCCCTGGCCTCAAGCCTGGGATGATTCTTTAATCGATGGCAGTCCGCTTCTTCATGATCCAAGCTCTCCCATCAATAAAGACTACTTCGAGGACCTTAAAAAATACTGTTTTCACAG GAGTGTGAACAAGGAGACCAAGGTGAAGTTCGTGCATACCTCTGTTCACGGCGTGGGCCATGACTTCGTGCAGTCAGCGTTCAAGGCCTTTGACTTTGTTCCTCCCGAGGCTGTCCCAGAGCAGAAAGATCCAGACCCTGAGTTCCCAACAGTGAAATATCCCAATCCTGAAGAGGGTAAAGGCGTCTTG acTTTATCATTTGCTTTAGCTGACAAAACCAAGGCCAAAGTTGTTCTAGCCAATGACCCAGATGCTGATAGACTGGCTGTGGCAGAAAAACAAGACAG CGGCGAATGGAGAGTATTTTCAGGCAATGAGTTGGGCGCCCTTTTAGGCTGGTGGCTTTTCACTTCTTGGAAGGGAAAGAACCAAAGTCACAGTGCCCTCAAAGACACATACATGCTGTCCAGTACCGTCTCCTCCAAAATCTTGCAGGCCATTGCCTTAAAGGAGGGTTTTCACTTTGAG GAGACATTAACTGGCTTCAAGTGGATGGGGAACCGAGCCAAGCAGCTAATAGACCAAGGGAAAAATGTCTTGTTTGCATTTGAAGAAGCTATTG GATATATGTGTTGCCCTTTTGTTCTGGACAAAGATGGAGTCAGTGCCGCAGTCATTAGCGCAGAGCTGGCTAGTTTTCTAGCAACCAAGAATTTGTCTTTGTCGCAGCAGCTAAAGGCCATCTATGTTGA GTATGGCTACCATATAACCAAAGCTTCATATTTTATCTGCCATGATCAAGTcaccattaaaaaattatttgaaaacctTAGAAACTATGATGGAAAGAATAATTACCCAAAAGCTTGTGGCCGATTTGAAATTTCTGGCATTAGGGATCTTACAACTGGCTATGATGATAGCCAACCCGATAAAAAAGCT GTTCTCCCTACCAGTAAAAGCAGCCAAATGATCACCTTTATGTTTGCTAATGGAGGTGTGGCCACTATTCGGACCAGTGGAACAGAGCCCAAAATCAAGTACTATTCGGAGCTGCGTGCCCCCCCTGGAACTAG TGATCCTGAGCAGCTGAGGAAAGAACTCAATGAATTAGTCAGCGCTATTGAAGAACATTTTTTCCAGCCACAAAAATATAACCTGCAACGAAAAGCAGAGTAA